A single Anopheles arabiensis isolate DONGOLA chromosome 2, AaraD3, whole genome shotgun sequence DNA region contains:
- the LOC120893195 gene encoding zinc finger protein 184-like isoform X1 produces MLLRHIIPSNNDVEEIYIVKKDDNLQDFDNKPIDSGSSSECLSAVFVNENVEIKVDSGNAHYSNNSGAEHSDILNHTNESKEEPTERVEQNARNVEWRANNKYYTSGILGDNTASLITCAFQGNSERVKKYSSMEYDRQDQSEDQSEYVESKTYPARTEHDSTNDHQKCTFETDISEEYNSTDLKKLLQQSLKPKNVSRLRKESLEMNKMSKMACLNRKNTNGNEETDDMKTNNITQCYICRKRFRFRMDLRQHLQNEHAKDIPFNCNICVSETITNLHRLNMHHQQHDPALNRRCLYCPARFSCGRAVSRHMRNLHEQKYDIDADKGRRFVCRYCATTFSNQIDLDKHEKKHHVQKIKKKENRKMICYICNDFIGKSHQDLNNHLVLHSDSLPFQCGKCDDKMISSIRVLQDHLRQHAEGLAIKCFYCEKRFVALADCQHHEGQVHSQGNQQDEHQEAETQSEIHNTRVIEGHKRFICPICDRSYTMLSTLRRHQAIHEQENQLECKYCGEVRQKSTTLIINEKRNQKENSVHGCNVCGNPLKQTDEFIDHHLTHNRGKPFICEVCGKSFRAQQVLREHKLNCLGAEASQPCYCVLCAQTFDNLSIALEHVKNSHESNITDKKCRYCDLIFREAESLVEHEFRHTIHGIITCKVCNRIFKHHKNLIRHIKMHADQPVPYMCDLCGKTFTQKGSLTIHRRIHTGERPFSCQLCQKGFVDKKEMRRHYTSHFNPQSKLYIPNAHAIAIPPEAGPTGKKYKTYNCKICNRQFTSSSNLAKHLTTHTAISSPKLLITDQSRWIGHTESPFNLKYLRDRQTHQTPSVSLPTARAIGGASSQRFDRQYAPSRIDILPNSTVNKKLHTYCRNFLEFFDRSTLAGMVGSLRRRKERVGARINQKRGIENEGRCAQRSRWVTQDA; encoded by the exons ATGTTGCTTCG TCATATCATCCCATCGAATAACGATGTAGAAGAGATCTATATTGTTAAAAAAGATGATAATTTACAGGATTTTGACAACAAGCCTATAGATTCTGGAAGTAGCTCAGAATGCCTTTCAGCAGTATTTGTGAACGAAAATGTGGAAATCAAAGTTGATTCTGGAAATGCTCATTACAGCAATAATAGTGGTGCGGAACACAGTGACATCTTGAATCATACTAATGAATCAAAAGAGGAACCTACGGAAAGAGTAGAACAAAACGCACGGAACGTCGAATGGCgtgcaaataataaatattatacTTCAGGAATACTAGGCGATAACACAGCCTCTCTCATAACGTGCGCTTTTCAAGGCAACTCAGagcgtgtaaaaaaatattcgtcGATGGAATATGATAGACAAGATCAAAGTGAAGATCAATCGGAGTATGTAGAATCTAAAACCTATCCGGCCCGAACCGAACATGATAGTACAAATGatcatcaaaaatgtacaTTTGAAACTGATATTAGCGAAGAGTACAATTCGACAGACTTAAAGAAGTTGTTGCAACAAAGTTTAAAACCTAAAAATGTCAGCAGACTACGGAAGGAAAGCTTGGAAATGAACAAAATGTCGAAGATGGCATGTTTAAACCGTAAAAATACAAACGGAAATGAAGAGACAGATGATATGAAAACGAATAATATAACGCAGTGTTATATTTGTAGAAAAAGATTCCGGTTTCGCATGGATTTGCGTCAACACCTCCAAAATGAGCATGCGAAAGACATTCCATTCAACTGTAATATATGTGTATCGGAAACGATTACTAATTTGCATCGTTTAAATatgcatcatcagcagcatgaTCCAGCGTTAAACCGACGCTGCCTTTATTGTCCCGCCCGCTTTTCTTGTGGACGAGCTGTAAGCAGACATATGCGTAATTTACATGAGCAGAAATACGACATCGATGCCGATAAGGGTAGACGGTTTGTGTGTCGATACTGTGCAACAACATTTTCGAATCAAATTGATCTAGataaacacgaaaaaaaacatcacgtacaaaaaattaaaaaaaaagaaaatcgtaAGATGATTTGTTACATATGTAACGACTTCATTGGAAAATCGCATCAAGACCTTAATAATCATCTCGTATTGCATTCCGATTCGCTGCCGTTTCAGTGCGGTAAGTGTGATGACAAAATGATTAGCTCGATAAGAGTGCTTCAAGACCATCTTCGTCAACATGCGGAAGGCTTAGCTATCAAATGCTTTTACTGTGAGAAGCGTTTTGTGGCGCTAGCGGACTGTCAGCACCATGAAGGACAGGTACATTCTCAAGGGAACCAGCAAGACGAACATCAAGAAGCTGAAACACAATCTGAAATACACAATACTAGGGTAATAGAAGGGCACAAACGATTTATATGTCCGATCTGTGATCGATCTTACACAATGCTTAGTACCCTACGGCGTCATCAGGCCATACATGAGCAGGAAAATCAATTAGAATGTAAATATTGTGGTGAAGTGCGCCAAAAATCTACCACACTgataattaatgaaaaaagaaatcaaaaagAGAATAGTGTGCATGGTTGTAATGTTTGTGGAAACCCACTAAAACAAACAGACGAATTTATTGATCACCATCTTACACACAATAGAGGTAAACCGTTTATTTGTGAGGTGTGTGGAAAATCCTTCCGAGCGCAACAGGTATTGCGCGAACATAAACTAAACTGTCTTGGTGCAGAAGCTAGTCAACCATGCTACTGTGTGCTCTGTGCGCAAACTTTCGATAATCTTTCTATTGCACTGGAACACGTAAAGAATTCTCACGAATCGAACATAACGGATAAAAAGTGTCGTTATTGTGATTTGATATTTCGGGAGGCAGAATCGTTGGTTGAACATGAGTTTCGTCATACAATACATGGTATCATTACATGTAAGGTTTGCAATCGTATTTTTAAACATCACAAAAATCTCATTCGCCATATTAAAATGCATGCCGACCAACCTGTACCATATATGTGTGATTTGTGTGGAAAAACATTTACACAAAAAGGATCGCTGACGATACATCGTCGCATACATACTGGTGAACGTCCATTCTCATGCCAGCTATGCCAGAAAGGGTTTGTTGATAAGAAGGAAATGCGTCGACACTACACATCCCACTTTAATCCCCAAAGTAAATTATACATACCGAACGCTCATGCAATAGCAATCCCACCAGAAGCTGGTCCCACTGGTAAGAAGTACAAAACATATAATTGCAAGATATGCAATCGGCAATTTACATCTAGTTCGAATCTTGCAAAGCATCTTACTACTCATACAG CTATTTCATCACCAAAGCTTCTGATAACAGATCAAAGCAGATGGATAGGGCATACAGAGTCGccgtttaatttaaaatatcttcGTGATCG gcaaacgcatcaaacaccaagtGTTTCTCTTCCAACAGCACGCGCCATCGGTGGAGCAAGCAGCCAACGATTTGATCGCCAGTACGCGCCATCAAGAATTGATATTTTGCCAAACAGTACTGTGaataaaaaactgcacacttaCTGTCGGAATTTCCTGGAATTTTTTGATCGGTCTACGCTCGCGGGAATGGTGGGTTCGTtgaggagaaggaaagaaagggtggGAGCGAGGATTAACCAAAAACGCGGCATTGAGAATGAGGGGAGGTGCGCTCAGCGCTCACGCTGGGTCACTCAGgatgcttga
- the LOC120893195 gene encoding zinc finger protein 14-like isoform X2, translating into MLLRHIIPSNNDVEEIYIVKKDDNLQDFDNKPIDSGSSSECLSAVFVNENVEIKVDSGNAHYSNNSGAEHSDILNHTNESKEEPTERVEQNARNVEWRANNKYYTSGILGDNTASLITCAFQGNSERVKKYSSMEYDRQDQSEDQSEYVESKTYPARTEHDSTNDHQKCTFETDISEEYNSTDLKKLLQQSLKPKNVSRLRKESLEMNKMSKMACLNRKNTNGNEETDDMKTNNITQCYICRKRFRFRMDLRQHLQNEHAKDIPFNCNICVSETITNLHRLNMHHQQHDPALNRRCLYCPARFSCGRAVSRHMRNLHEQKYDIDADKGRRFVCRYCATTFSNQIDLDKHEKKHHVQKIKKKENRKMICYICNDFIGKSHQDLNNHLVLHSDSLPFQCGKCDDKMISSIRVLQDHLRQHAEGLAIKCFYCEKRFVALADCQHHEGQVHSQGNQQDEHQEAETQSEIHNTRVIEGHKRFICPICDRSYTMLSTLRRHQAIHEQENQLECKYCGEVRQKSTTLIINEKRNQKENSVHGCNVCGNPLKQTDEFIDHHLTHNRGKPFICEVCGKSFRAQQVLREHKLNCLGAEASQPCYCVLCAQTFDNLSIALEHVKNSHESNITDKKCRYCDLIFREAESLVEHEFRHTIHGIITCKVCNRIFKHHKNLIRHIKMHADQPVPYMCDLCGKTFTQKGSLTIHRRIHTGERPFSCQLCQKGFVDKKEMRRHYTSHFNPQSKLYIPNAHAIAIPPEAGPTGKKYKTYNCKICNRQFTSSSNLAKHLTTHTGEKKYVCEFCDKRFSQGGQLTVHRRIHTGERPFTCENCGDRFLDGSSYKRHKTHYLCRNISSKSSSVPIATENSPALTKFSITMPKDEGTP; encoded by the exons ATGTTGCTTCG TCATATCATCCCATCGAATAACGATGTAGAAGAGATCTATATTGTTAAAAAAGATGATAATTTACAGGATTTTGACAACAAGCCTATAGATTCTGGAAGTAGCTCAGAATGCCTTTCAGCAGTATTTGTGAACGAAAATGTGGAAATCAAAGTTGATTCTGGAAATGCTCATTACAGCAATAATAGTGGTGCGGAACACAGTGACATCTTGAATCATACTAATGAATCAAAAGAGGAACCTACGGAAAGAGTAGAACAAAACGCACGGAACGTCGAATGGCgtgcaaataataaatattatacTTCAGGAATACTAGGCGATAACACAGCCTCTCTCATAACGTGCGCTTTTCAAGGCAACTCAGagcgtgtaaaaaaatattcgtcGATGGAATATGATAGACAAGATCAAAGTGAAGATCAATCGGAGTATGTAGAATCTAAAACCTATCCGGCCCGAACCGAACATGATAGTACAAATGatcatcaaaaatgtacaTTTGAAACTGATATTAGCGAAGAGTACAATTCGACAGACTTAAAGAAGTTGTTGCAACAAAGTTTAAAACCTAAAAATGTCAGCAGACTACGGAAGGAAAGCTTGGAAATGAACAAAATGTCGAAGATGGCATGTTTAAACCGTAAAAATACAAACGGAAATGAAGAGACAGATGATATGAAAACGAATAATATAACGCAGTGTTATATTTGTAGAAAAAGATTCCGGTTTCGCATGGATTTGCGTCAACACCTCCAAAATGAGCATGCGAAAGACATTCCATTCAACTGTAATATATGTGTATCGGAAACGATTACTAATTTGCATCGTTTAAATatgcatcatcagcagcatgaTCCAGCGTTAAACCGACGCTGCCTTTATTGTCCCGCCCGCTTTTCTTGTGGACGAGCTGTAAGCAGACATATGCGTAATTTACATGAGCAGAAATACGACATCGATGCCGATAAGGGTAGACGGTTTGTGTGTCGATACTGTGCAACAACATTTTCGAATCAAATTGATCTAGataaacacgaaaaaaaacatcacgtacaaaaaattaaaaaaaaagaaaatcgtaAGATGATTTGTTACATATGTAACGACTTCATTGGAAAATCGCATCAAGACCTTAATAATCATCTCGTATTGCATTCCGATTCGCTGCCGTTTCAGTGCGGTAAGTGTGATGACAAAATGATTAGCTCGATAAGAGTGCTTCAAGACCATCTTCGTCAACATGCGGAAGGCTTAGCTATCAAATGCTTTTACTGTGAGAAGCGTTTTGTGGCGCTAGCGGACTGTCAGCACCATGAAGGACAGGTACATTCTCAAGGGAACCAGCAAGACGAACATCAAGAAGCTGAAACACAATCTGAAATACACAATACTAGGGTAATAGAAGGGCACAAACGATTTATATGTCCGATCTGTGATCGATCTTACACAATGCTTAGTACCCTACGGCGTCATCAGGCCATACATGAGCAGGAAAATCAATTAGAATGTAAATATTGTGGTGAAGTGCGCCAAAAATCTACCACACTgataattaatgaaaaaagaaatcaaaaagAGAATAGTGTGCATGGTTGTAATGTTTGTGGAAACCCACTAAAACAAACAGACGAATTTATTGATCACCATCTTACACACAATAGAGGTAAACCGTTTATTTGTGAGGTGTGTGGAAAATCCTTCCGAGCGCAACAGGTATTGCGCGAACATAAACTAAACTGTCTTGGTGCAGAAGCTAGTCAACCATGCTACTGTGTGCTCTGTGCGCAAACTTTCGATAATCTTTCTATTGCACTGGAACACGTAAAGAATTCTCACGAATCGAACATAACGGATAAAAAGTGTCGTTATTGTGATTTGATATTTCGGGAGGCAGAATCGTTGGTTGAACATGAGTTTCGTCATACAATACATGGTATCATTACATGTAAGGTTTGCAATCGTATTTTTAAACATCACAAAAATCTCATTCGCCATATTAAAATGCATGCCGACCAACCTGTACCATATATGTGTGATTTGTGTGGAAAAACATTTACACAAAAAGGATCGCTGACGATACATCGTCGCATACATACTGGTGAACGTCCATTCTCATGCCAGCTATGCCAGAAAGGGTTTGTTGATAAGAAGGAAATGCGTCGACACTACACATCCCACTTTAATCCCCAAAGTAAATTATACATACCGAACGCTCATGCAATAGCAATCCCACCAGAAGCTGGTCCCACTGGTAAGAAGTACAAAACATATAATTGCAAGATATGCAATCGGCAATTTACATCTAGTTCGAATCTTGCAAAGCATCTTACTACTCATACAG gggaaaaaaaatatgtttgcgaATTCTGCGATAAAAGATTTAGTCAGGGTGGCCAATTGACTGTTCATAGGCGTATACACACTGGAGAGCGTCCGTTTACATGTGAAAATTGTGGTGACAGATTTTTGGATGGAAGCAGTTATAAACGCCATAAAACACATTACTTATGCCGAAACATTTCATCCAAATCATCGAGTGTACCTATTGCCACAGAAAATTCTCCAGCATTAACTAAATTTTCAATTACTATGCCTAAAGATGAAGGTACACCGTAA
- the LOC120895959 gene encoding spindle assembly abnormal protein 6 homolog — protein MHKASQFDLKFIDSHHRRCVKVLFPVVPLPINVENVGVRSQQYFYMIVEQIDLQHLIQIRMIQVNDQSKMLISTIDNAAYERIRAEQSLHVTFQGFVDHLIKILDSCKREELHLALLSENNCYMLQIFEKSSFKNLTHLFVPMEKATTDIVLFHINQSLQALQEQATTHSSQVQQFQMEIDKKNNTIDKLKKEVKSLSDKMEEQENLIFNRNTEEVNRLLQTIKMLNESKDTEECRLKSIISSMQEKIDQLTKETYERTERIVQESKRFEAYREENVKLRGQTVQLKEELDRLQANITSQQCRESRSEIVVTDLKRQLIEMQSKLKIAEKQRSELEAELEAEKNICQTKKHALQLTTDELANASLVINNLNKENIKLKSKLDLRTDIAKRQEKLLLEKDKRITELSNTVTAIQQEHMRNKSCNEEYAEIVGRIKETTNIIEEKYRKKINDMILMLSNNPNVETAPCVACKYDDE, from the exons ATGCATAAAGCATCACAATTTGATCTTAAATTTATTGACAGTCATCACAGACGATGTGTGAAAGTGTTATTTCCTGTGGTACCATTACCGATTAACGTTGAGAATGTAGGAGTACGCAGTcaacaatatttttacatGATTGTTGAACAAATAGATCTCCAACACCTTATT CAAATTCGAATGATTCAAGTAAACGATCAATCTAAAATGCTCATCAGTACCATTGACAACGCGGCATACGAACGCATAAGAGCAGAACAATCACTGCACGTTACATTCCAAGGGTTTGTCGACCATTTGATCAAAATTCTCGACAGTTGCAAGCGGGAAGAATTGCATTTAGCACTTTTATCTGAAAACAACTGTTATATGTTGCAAATTTTCGAGAAAAGTTCATTTAAGAATTTAACCCATTTGTTTGTTCCGATGGAAAAAGCAACAACCGATATCGTACTCTTTCATATAAATCAATCGCTCCAAGCTCTGCAAGAACAGGCAACAACACACTCATCTCAAGTACAGCAGTTTCAGATGGAGATAGAtaagaaaaacaatacaatcgacaaactaaaaaaagaagtgaaatCCTTAAGTGACAAAATGGAGGAAcaagaaaatttaatatttaacaggAACACGGAAGAAGTTAATCGCCTGttgcaaacaattaaaatgcTCAATGAAAGCAAGGACACTGAAGAGTGTCGACTTAAATCAATCATCAGTAGCATGCAAGAGAAAATAGACCAGTTAACGAAGGAAACCTATGAGCGCACAGAACGCATAGTTCAAGAATCAAAGCGTTTTGAAGCATATCGCGAAGAAAATGTAAAGCTACGGGGACAAACTGTTCAATTGAAAGAAGAATTAGATCGGTTACAAGCTAATATTACATCACAACAGTGTCGAGAATCCCGTTCCGAGATAGTAGTAACGGATTTAAAACGACAATTGATTGAAATGCAGAGTAAACTAAAGATAGCCGAGAAGCAACGGTCCGAATTAGAGGCAGAATTGGAAGCGGAAAAGAATATatgtcaaacaaaaaagcatgcTCTACAACTGACGACTGATGAACTGGCAAATGCTTCTTTAGTGATAAATAATCTTAACAAGgagaatattaaattaaaaagcaaaCTCGATTTGCGAACAGATATCGCAAAGCGTCAAGAAAAATTGTTGCTTGAAAAGGATAAAAGAATAACGGAATTGAGCAATACTGTAACAGCTATACAACAAGAACATATGAGAAACAAATCTTGCAATGAAGAATATGCTGAAATTGTTGGGCGCATTAAAGAAACTACAAATAtaatagaagaaaaatatcGCAAAA AAATTAACGATATGATACTCATGCTGTCCAATAATCCTAACGTAGAAACAGCGCCCTGTGTAGCATGTAAATATGATGATGAGTAG